In Kitasatospora gansuensis, a genomic segment contains:
- a CDS encoding MarR family winged helix-turn-helix transcriptional regulator, translating into MPTPEPRIPTTAGAGPMSYAIFQLARAHRAHAATLLRAMDLHPGQELLLMQLFDRDGQTQSELLECLGVDHSTISKALRRMQDAGLVVREPAAHDRRVMVVHLTDKGRAMREPIAALWQALEETSARNLSEQQAESFVETAYAITEAIGSRALPQEESA; encoded by the coding sequence ATGCCCACCCCCGAACCCCGCATCCCCACGACGGCCGGCGCAGGACCGATGAGCTACGCGATCTTCCAACTCGCCCGCGCCCACCGCGCCCACGCCGCCACCCTGCTGCGCGCGATGGACCTGCATCCCGGACAGGAACTGCTGCTGATGCAGCTCTTCGACCGGGACGGCCAGACCCAGTCCGAGCTGCTCGAATGCCTCGGCGTGGACCACTCCACCATCTCCAAGGCGCTACGCCGCATGCAGGACGCCGGCCTGGTCGTCCGCGAGCCGGCCGCACATGACCGGCGCGTCATGGTGGTCCACCTCACCGACAAGGGCCGTGCCATGCGCGAACCCATCGCAGCCCTGTGGCAGGCCCTGGAGGAGACCTCCGCCCGGAATCTGTCGGAGCAGCAGGCGGAGTCCTTCGTCGAGACCGCCTACGCCATCACCGAGGCGATCGGCAGCCGCGCGCTGCCGCAGGAAGAGTCCGCGTGA
- a CDS encoding alkene reductase translates to MLDSLWTPTTLGGISLPHRLVMAPMTRDRSTPEGVPTELNTEYYAQRASHALIITEGTQPSADGQGYLLTPGIHNDVQIAGWRKVTNAVHAAEGRIVIQLMHTGRIAHPDNTPHGRRPVAPSAIRPQGTMFTASGPQEMPEPRALSTQEVAATVDDFRSAAAAAVAAGADGVEIHGANGYLVHQFLSDNTNQRTDGYGGSIEGRIRFAVEVAAAVADEIGAERTGIRISPANPYNDIAESDTAELYPALLDALRPLDLAYLHVMHAGDEELLGTLRALWPTTLILNRGGTDLPARAKDIDNGTADLVSVGALALANPDLVERLRVGAPLNTPDPATFYGGGAAGYTDYPAHTG, encoded by the coding sequence ATGCTGGATTCCCTGTGGACGCCGACCACTCTTGGCGGCATTTCTCTGCCGCACCGCCTGGTCATGGCCCCCATGACCCGTGACCGCTCTACGCCGGAGGGCGTGCCGACCGAGCTGAACACCGAGTACTACGCCCAGCGGGCCTCGCACGCGCTGATCATCACCGAGGGGACCCAGCCCTCGGCCGACGGCCAGGGCTACCTCCTGACCCCCGGCATCCACAACGACGTGCAGATCGCCGGGTGGCGCAAGGTCACCAACGCCGTGCACGCGGCCGAGGGCCGCATCGTCATCCAGCTGATGCACACCGGACGCATCGCCCACCCCGACAACACCCCCCACGGGCGCCGGCCGGTCGCCCCGTCGGCGATCCGCCCCCAGGGCACGATGTTCACCGCGTCCGGGCCCCAGGAGATGCCCGAGCCCCGTGCCCTGTCGACGCAGGAGGTCGCGGCAACCGTCGACGACTTCCGCAGCGCCGCAGCGGCCGCCGTCGCGGCAGGCGCCGACGGCGTGGAGATCCACGGCGCCAACGGCTACCTGGTGCACCAGTTCCTGTCCGACAACACCAATCAGCGCACCGACGGCTACGGCGGCTCGATCGAGGGCCGCATCCGCTTCGCCGTCGAGGTCGCCGCTGCGGTGGCCGACGAGATCGGCGCCGAGCGCACCGGTATCCGCATCTCCCCCGCAAACCCCTACAACGACATCGCCGAGTCCGACACCGCCGAGCTGTATCCGGCGCTCTTGGACGCCCTGCGCCCCCTGGACCTGGCCTACCTCCACGTGATGCACGCCGGCGACGAGGAACTGCTGGGCACCCTGCGCGCGCTGTGGCCGACCACGCTGATCCTCAACCGGGGCGGCACCGACCTGCCCGCCCGCGCCAAGGACATCGACAACGGCACGGCCGACCTCGTCTCCGTCGGCGCCCTCGCACTCGCCAACCCCGACCTGGTCGAGCGGCTCCGCGTCGGCGCGCCGCTGAACACCCCCGACCCGGCGACCTTCTACGGCGGCGGAGCGGCCGGCTACACCGACTACCCGGCCCACACCGGCTGA
- a CDS encoding NADP-dependent oxidoreductase, producing the protein MKAIVFDRFGDPDVLHEADIEVPQPGPGQVRVRVKAAGLNALDGKIRAGMLEAVRPTTFPAVPGGELAGVVDALGEGVSDVQVGDEVLGWSDTGSYAQYALATTVAPKPAGLGWRDAVALPVASETAERVLNLLGVTAGETVLMHGASGAVGTLAVQLATARGARVIATAGPSNQDYLTSLGATATVYGDGLVERVRALAPDGVDAVFDLAGKGALEDSITLRGGTERIVTIADFGARQLGITFSQGAQERSTARLAALAQDAAAGKLVTTVTAYPIDQAATAQQVSDAGHVRGKLVLTVD; encoded by the coding sequence ATGAAAGCAATCGTTTTCGACCGGTTCGGCGACCCGGACGTGCTGCACGAGGCGGACATCGAGGTCCCGCAGCCCGGCCCCGGCCAGGTCCGGGTCCGCGTGAAGGCCGCCGGGCTGAACGCGCTGGACGGCAAGATCCGCGCCGGGATGCTGGAGGCCGTCCGCCCGACGACCTTCCCCGCCGTCCCCGGTGGTGAGCTCGCCGGTGTGGTGGACGCCCTGGGTGAGGGCGTGAGCGACGTGCAGGTCGGCGATGAGGTGCTGGGCTGGTCGGACACCGGCTCGTACGCCCAGTACGCGCTGGCCACCACCGTGGCCCCCAAGCCCGCCGGCCTCGGCTGGCGGGACGCGGTCGCGCTGCCGGTGGCCAGTGAGACGGCCGAGCGGGTCCTGAACCTGCTGGGGGTGACCGCCGGGGAGACCGTGCTGATGCACGGCGCGTCCGGAGCGGTGGGAACCCTGGCGGTCCAGCTCGCCACGGCCCGCGGGGCACGCGTGATCGCCACCGCGGGCCCCTCCAACCAGGACTACCTCACCTCGCTCGGCGCCACCGCGACCGTGTACGGCGACGGTCTGGTCGAGCGGGTGCGAGCGCTGGCCCCCGACGGCGTGGACGCGGTGTTCGATCTGGCAGGGAAGGGAGCCCTGGAGGACTCCATCACCCTGCGGGGCGGCACCGAGCGCATCGTCACCATCGCCGACTTCGGTGCACGGCAGCTGGGCATCACCTTCTCCCAGGGGGCCCAGGAACGCTCGACCGCCCGCCTGGCTGCCCTGGCCCAGGACGCCGCGGCCGGCAAGCTCGTCACCACCGTCACCGCCTACCCGATCGACCAGGCGGCCACGGCCCAGCAGGTCAGCGACGCCGGGCACGTGCGGGGCAAGCTCGTCCTGACCGTCGACTGA
- a CDS encoding recombinase family protein — protein sequence MALIGLVRVSTDKQKTRRQHDALGPICLKVFEEKISGKLAVDDRPGLTAALDYLRDGDMLTVQEVDRLGRNLLEGLIVLNDLFQRGIAVKVLDGIATGEHTERSLILDLALAHAEDRRRDIVKKTKNGLESARARGRVGGRRPVVDDDKRRVILARRAEGQSIREIAVGVKVSVGVVHKTLNPAAAPGDS from the coding sequence GTGGCGCTCATCGGCCTGGTCCGCGTCAGCACCGACAAACAGAAGACCCGGCGCCAGCACGACGCCCTCGGCCCGATCTGCCTCAAGGTCTTCGAGGAGAAGATCAGCGGCAAGCTTGCCGTCGACGACCGGCCCGGACTGACCGCCGCCCTCGACTACCTCCGCGACGGCGACATGCTCACCGTCCAGGAAGTCGACCGCCTCGGCCGCAACCTCCTCGAAGGACTGATCGTCCTCAACGACCTCTTCCAGCGCGGAATCGCGGTCAAGGTGCTGGACGGCATCGCAACCGGCGAGCACACCGAACGCTCACTCATCCTCGACCTGGCCCTCGCCCATGCCGAAGACCGGCGCCGCGACATCGTGAAGAAAACGAAGAACGGCCTGGAATCCGCCCGCGCACGCGGTCGCGTCGGCGGCCGACGCCCCGTCGTGGACGACGACAAGCGCCGCGTGATCCTCGCCCGCCGGGCCGAGGGCCAGTCAATCCGCGAGATCGCCGTCGGCGTCAAGGTGTCGGTCGGCGTCGTACACAAGACCCTCAACCCAGCAGCGGCACCCGGCGACAGTTGA